The Fragaria vesca subsp. vesca linkage group LG2, FraVesHawaii_1.0, whole genome shotgun sequence genome includes a window with the following:
- the LOC101309610 gene encoding thioredoxin H-type-like: MAAEEGQVIACHTPESWEEELRKGNETKKLIVVDFTASWCGPCRFIAPILAELAKKTPDVTFLKVDVDELKKVAEDWAVEAMPTFMFLKEGKIVDKVVGAKKDELVQKVGQHAAACVATASA, from the exons ATGGCCGCAGAAGAGGGACAAGTCATCGCCTGCCACACCCCTGAGAGCTGGGAGGAGGAGCTCAGGAAGGGAAACGAGACCAAGAAGCTG ATTGTGGTGGACTTCACTGCTTCATGGTGCGGACCATGCCGTTTCATTGCCCCAATCTTGGCAGAGCTGGCCAAGAAGACCCCAGATGTGACATTCCTGAAGGTGGATGTTGATGAGCTGAAGAAGGTTGCTGAGGACTGGGCTGTAGAGGCAATGCCTACCTTTATGTTCCTTAAAGAAGGCAAGATTGTCGACAAGGTTGTTGGTGCCAAGAAGGATGAGCTTGTGCAGAAAGTAGGCCAGCATGCTGCTGCCTGTGTTGCAACTGCTTCTGCTTAG